One Streptomyces sp. R28 DNA window includes the following coding sequences:
- a CDS encoding nitronate monooxygenase, giving the protein MSSALTDLFPLPIVQAPMAGGVSVPQLAAAVSEAGGLGFLAAGYKTADGMYQEIKQLRGLTGRPFGVNLFMPQPEYADAAAVEVYAHQLAGEAAWYEIELGDPDSGRDDGYDAKLAVLLDNPVPVVSFHFGAPSSEVLESLRRAGTFTLVTATTPDEALAVQRAGADAVIVQGVEAGGHQGTHRDNPETDGTGIGLLSLVAQVREAVNLPIVAAGGIMRGSQIAAVLAAGAGAAQLGTAFLATPESGANALHKQALTNPLFVRTELTRAFSGRPARGLVNRFLREHGPYAPAAYPEVHHLTSPLRKKAAASGDAQAMALWAGQGHRMARELPAGQLVEVLAAELDAATTALSALRRGGAGA; this is encoded by the coding sequence ATGTCCTCCGCGCTGACCGATCTTTTCCCGCTTCCGATCGTGCAGGCCCCCATGGCGGGCGGCGTCTCCGTGCCGCAGCTCGCCGCTGCCGTGTCCGAGGCCGGTGGGCTGGGCTTTCTCGCCGCCGGGTACAAAACCGCCGACGGGATGTACCAGGAGATCAAGCAGCTGCGGGGGCTGACGGGGCGTCCCTTCGGGGTCAATCTGTTCATGCCGCAGCCGGAGTATGCCGACGCCGCGGCCGTGGAGGTCTACGCCCACCAGCTCGCCGGCGAGGCCGCCTGGTACGAGATCGAGCTGGGGGACCCGGACAGCGGGCGGGACGACGGGTACGACGCCAAGCTCGCCGTGCTGCTCGACAACCCCGTGCCCGTCGTCTCCTTCCACTTCGGCGCGCCCAGCAGCGAGGTGCTGGAGTCGTTGCGGCGTGCCGGAACCTTCACTCTCGTCACCGCCACCACCCCGGACGAGGCCCTCGCCGTGCAGCGGGCCGGTGCCGACGCCGTGATCGTGCAGGGGGTCGAGGCCGGCGGCCACCAGGGCACCCATCGCGACAACCCCGAGACCGACGGCACCGGCATCGGGCTGCTGTCGCTCGTCGCCCAGGTCCGTGAGGCCGTGAACCTGCCCATCGTCGCCGCCGGCGGCATCATGCGCGGCAGCCAGATCGCCGCCGTACTCGCCGCCGGCGCCGGCGCCGCCCAGCTCGGGACCGCCTTCCTGGCCACCCCGGAGTCCGGCGCCAACGCCCTGCACAAGCAGGCCCTGACCAACCCCCTGTTCGTACGGACCGAGTTGACGCGCGCCTTCTCCGGGCGCCCCGCCCGCGGCCTCGTCAACCGTTTCCTGCGCGAGCACGGGCCGTACGCCCCCGCCGCCTATCCCGAGGTCCACCACCTCACCTCGCCCCTGCGCAAGAAGGCCGCCGCGTCCGGCGACGCGCAGGCCATGGCGCTGTGGGCCGGGCAGGGGCACCGGATGGCGCGTGAACTGCCCGCCGGGCAGCTGGTGGAGGTGCTGGCCGCCGAGCTGGACGCGGCGACGACAGCGTTGTCGGCTCTGCGCAGGGGCGGTGCGGGCGCATGA